The Candidatus Rokuibacteriota bacterium DNA window ATGCGATCGGCGGGCATCCGCGAGGCACGCCAGAACCTCTCGGCGCTCATCGAGGAGGTGCGCCGGGGCCGGGAGGTGCTGCTCACCGACCGCGGACGGCCGGTCGCGCGGCTCGTCCCGCCGCCGCGAACGTCGGCACGTCCCTTCTCCAGTCATCGTCGCTTCCGGGCCGGAATCCGGTTGCAGGGCCCACCGCTCTCGCAGACCGTGGCTGACGAACGTGAGGATCGAGTCTAGCCCGGTCTACCTCGACAGCAGCGCGCTGGCCAAGATCTACGTGAGCGAGCCCGAGAGCGAGGCCCTGGAAGCCGCGCTCGTCGGCCGCCGCGACCTGATCGTCTCGGACCTGGTTGTCACGGAGTTGACGTCCGCAGTCGCCAGACGCCTGCGCGATGGTCAGTTACGCCCGGCCGCCGCGCGCCGCCTCTACCGGCGCATGCTTCATGATGTAGAGGCTGGCGAGTTTCAACGGGCCGAAGTCAGCGCGGCCATGCATCGCGAGGCCGAGCGGTTGCTCCTGGTCCTCGGCGCCCGGCTGGTGCTTCGCGCTGCCGACGCGCTGCACCTTGCGCTGGCCTCGATCGCGGGCGCGCGCGTTCTGGTCACCTTCGACCGCCGCATGGCGGCCGCCGCGGCGGCCGTGGGGGCGTTCGAGCTCCCAGCGACCGCGAAACCTTAGCCCGGGCTC harbors:
- a CDS encoding type II toxin-antitoxin system VapC family toxin — protein: MRIESSPVYLDSSALAKIYVSEPESEALEAALVGRRDLIVSDLVVTELTSAVARRLRDGQLRPAAARRLYRRMLHDVEAGEFQRAEVSAAMHREAERLLLVLGARLVLRAADALHLALASIAGARVLVTFDRRMAAAAAAVGAFELPATAKP
- a CDS encoding type II toxin-antitoxin system prevent-host-death family antitoxin, producing MRSAGIREARQNLSALIEEVRRGREVLLTDRGRPVARLVPPPRTSARPFSSHRRFRAGIRLQGPPLSQTVADEREDRV